In Miscanthus floridulus cultivar M001 chromosome 8, ASM1932011v1, whole genome shotgun sequence, the sequence AGTAAGGATCTTGTACAAACAATCCATGTATGATACATACTTGTAAGTGCTGCCAAGCCAACATCAGTAATTAGGCGATTGTCAAGGTTAACTGACTTCAGCGAATTCAACATGGAGATCTTCTTCATACCAATGTCCGTGACCAAAGTAAATGAGAGATTAATACTTTGCAGATTACAAAGACCTGCGAAAATACATGGAGTCTTCTCCATTAAACTATTTAACAACTAGAAAAAACAGTGCATTTATAAGCATGCCACTGAAATAATGCATTTAGAAGGGAAAAAAGACGCACAGTGAAACAAGTAAAATATGCACTTATAACTCTAATATTCACATAATCCATGTTTTGTCAAGAGTCGCATACAGTTTCCACATAGGAAGCTAGCAACTTTGCATCACAAATTAGAAGTGTAGAACATTCTCTTTTTATATTTGGCGAAAGCACATACATTAATATATTGCTGTCAAAAGCAACCCTACAACTTTCGTCAAGGGTTCGCCATGTATAGGATTCAATTAATCTAAGAGGTAAGAGCTaaaaaaatttcatattttttcaaaAGTCAAGACAGACCAGATAGATGCTGGAGTCCATTGTTTCCAACTTCTGTATCAGAAAGCTCCAAGCTTTGCAGCAGCACAAGACCTGCATTAACATAGGCTCATAATGTTACAAGCACAAATATTCctaaaaagatttaaggaacatgcATTCACAGATACAGATGTATGAATTCTGAGTCAAACAAATAGTTAATAACATATCATTGACGAAAACCTGCAGGAATATAGGCACAGAATGGAACGAGTAAACAAATTGCAGAGATGATAAAAAGAACTGTACCTAAAGGATGCAGTAGACTGAAAACCAGTAAAACTGTTACTCACCTTTCAGATGTGATAGACCATCATCTCCAACCTTGCACGAATCCAAGTTCAAAGACTCCAAACTGATTAATCCTAGAAGCAAGAAAATCACAAGAACTTAGCTTTAACCACATTGAAGTTCTACTCTACAATGATTTTCTGGATTTTCAGTATCTTTAAAAGCAACAAAACAGAAGAGGGGGTCATCCTTTGGCAGCAATATGCATGGATATAAAAATGTATGAGTGCCCAGTGGAAATCACATGCTTTAATTTTATATCTTTTGGTTTTGGAACATTTCTCTCTGATCTATGTATTTTGTTATTTCGATTCTTTTTAGATCAAACACTTAGTTCCACAAGTAGTCTTTCTCGCTTATTGATCAGGGCATCAAGAACAGGAAATAAAAATCACTAGCTCATTTTATCAATGAAGAATAATATCCGTCCAAGCCCCTGAAGAACCAGGCCATTTTAATTCTTGAAAGGAAAACAAAACTATTAGATAAACTAGTGATGTAATACTATGTGCAAAATCAATTCCTTGAAACAAATAGCCAATAttgaaataataataaaatatagATTCGATGCATACATTGTATTGTGCAGACATCCAAATCTAAAAAGTTAAGATATGAGTTCGCAACTACATTATAAGATAATCATACCTTTGAGATGCACCAAACAAGCATCTGTAATATAGTTAAACCCCAAGTTTAAAACCTTCAACTTTTTAAGACCTGGAATGCAGCAATAGGCAATGAATTAGACAGAAGTTAAGCATGACATAGACATGCACAAAAATGATTAAATCAGTTATCAGGGTAACGCATGCTCAGTGGCTAACTAAATGCATGTATCATGTACGGCACATAAAAGCAGGTAAGAACTTCTAAAGTACTTGAAACAAatgctgtcggggaccaatactagggtacccgaagggGAGGAGCTAATGGTCGTTGAACATTAATTCCTCCAGGTAGTCAAGGGCGCGACtgcagctccaaccgacccccaggtacGCAGGCTCCGCTTCGGCCGACCCCTGAGGgcacgctccgcctcgcccgatgtctaaaggctggctccgcctcgcttgacgtccgagggcgggctccgcctcgcccgacgtctgagggcgcgctccgcctcgcccaacgcctgAGGGCTCGTtcctcctcgcccgacgtctgagggtgggctccgcctcgcccgacggagacccatactgccgccaaccactacgggtcaaaAAGtgcaacccaaggtcaaacttctggcatcgtgcagggtCACATCTCAACACGACCTGTGCCCGCGACATGtcattccagggaactcacatcgcccacaatgacggacgcgtggtcactatgctgcctactccctgtacggaCGCTAATCAGCACGCTGGTtcgccgcgccgcccgccggggCGGAGTGTGACGTCACGATCCGCTGACAACGCCAAGGCGTGGCATCATTGGCGGACAGGCGCCCGGCGTGGAGCCGTCCCTATCACCACCTGCAGTGTCGGCGGGACCcgcacaaaggaaaagaaaggcccgtGATcatgaaggacttcctctccctctcgttctcctctctccctccgctgtaacccacgctttcccttagcctataaaagggaaagcagggcatcccctAAAGGGCATCGAAAACACTAGCATCGCAACACATCCCACTCGAACCCCGAACATacagctgagcagcgaccgagctctcggcacccgttcatCCTTACCACCAGAGGCTTGGGACCTGtctctctctcgaccgtttgtaacccctactacgaactttcagtgctagtaacacgagcaacaacaacgaactggacgtaaggacattctgcccgaaccagtataaacctcgtgtcctcttagcacaccatccgtgccagacgcgcaatattagaaatttactagttggtgtttactcgaaacaccgacaaatacCTTTTGCAACCGCACGTTATTTGCCTATTATTTACTAAAAACCTGGGCATTATACAGAGGAGAACAAGAAAAGGTGGAGGGCAGGTTCATAAACATCTTTCCAAATTTCATGCAAATTCCTCGCATCTAATGTTGCACGCACAAGCGTGCGCTGACAAAAACACGCAAatgcacacacacaaaaaaatcaTTAACTTATAACACACGCCACTTAACAAAAGGAAAAATTACCCAAACAAAATGTATGTCGCCCCATTAAACATATAAAACACACCCTGGCTGCACAACATGTATGCCGCTTAATATTAATGTTTGCATATTATAAAAACTGCACTAGTACTGACTGCTGAGTCCAGAAATAGTTAGCAAGTATCATTACATTTACCTTCAAAGTATTCACAGCCATCATTGTATATACCACAACGGTTCAAGTTCAACAATACCAATGAAGGCAATCCTACAAAAGTGAATGGCAATGAAGTGAAGATATATTACAGACCAAACAAAACCAGCCATTGCTAAGAAGATGCATTTGACACCTACAACTAATATCGTAGAAATACAAGACAAGACAGAAAAGTATACTAAAATCAATGACCCATATAGATCAATGATCAATGCAAGATATAATCAGGCAGTCAGTTCTCATCTGCAAGAGCTGAGTTGTAAATCCTAAAGAAAGCTAGCGTTGATTATAACAAGTATAAGAAAGCAATCATACTAAACAGCAATCAAACTCTATTTGCTCCCAGAGAAATGCCTCGTCTACACATTGTTCTTAAAGTTTGTAATTTTTCTGTAGAAGCATCTATCTAATGACTGAGCGCTTTAttatatacaaatttcataagcCAGCCTCACATGAATCAAGAGTTTGTGTTGCATGCAGATTGCAGAACAGTTTATGGCACCTAATTAGGGAAAAGGTCAAAAAATCATAGCAAGTTAGTACATTATCATTCCATAGAAGTGCAACAGAGGTAGAACTCCAAACGCTGATGAACCAAGAAAACAACAGAAACAGATATGAATCTTTGACTGAGATCACATAATATCAAGATTCATAAGCACAACACAAGATACTATCAGGAAACGATGCAAGACCTGAAATAGCTTCCAAACAAGAAGCGGTCACTGGGCAGCCCTCTAGGTTCAAGTGAGTGAGCTTCTGCAAGCCTAAAGGGAAGAATAAGCATACttgtcaaactttagataaactTAACACAGGTCATAAATATCAATGTACATTAAAAAGCTAAATAAAGCCCAAAGCAGACAGCGGTACATCCACAGCAAAAACGATCaacctccaaacaaaaagaagaaacTTGTCATATTGTTTACCTCTGATATACGACACCCCCAGATCTGTGATCTTACAACATGACAATTGAAGGTCCTTCAAATTTGTAAGATCTACAAAAGAAAGGTGATCATCAACCATGCAAAAATGGGAGATCTGGGAATGCCATCTTATAAATTTTACTATGTTGAAAATGACAACAGATAAATTTCTATCAAGACAACCGCTTTGTCTGACATACTGATATCATATAATGTTTCTGAGGGAAACACAGAAACAAACAGATATGCTGCTACCTGTTAAATATTTGATGTCTGAATCCGCAATATAATTGCAATATCTCATATTCAACGACTCGAGCTTTGTCAGATCTGGAAAATAAAAAGACATTGCAACTGATATTTCAAGTCAACAACTCGGAAACTAGTGAAAGTTCATGAGGACCAGAGGAGACCTTTTAAATGAATAAGGCCACCATGAATCTTTAGGCAACCTTCAAGGTCGAGATTTAGTAAGTTAACTAAATTTGCAAAGGCTCTCATTCCTTCAGCAGTAACAGCATTACTTCTCTTGAAGCTTAAAGAAGTCAGGTTTGACAGTCCTGCAGATATAGAAGCATTAAGTTTTAGTATAACAAAATACAAGTTCTGAAGCATAGAAAGTTAACTGTAACACAAATTAAAATAGGGACTTGTATTTGAAGTGCTATCAATAGGCCAAGTTTAGGGTAAGGGTTGGACTTCATAACACATTTGAGTTTGATAATAAGCCACCATTCAAAGAACCAACTAGATTGTAGTGCATTAATCTTGCACACAGTTTAGAGTTTTTAAGCTCATTCTTAAATCCATCTTAAGTGAACTAAAGTCATTTAAATAAACAAAACCTCAGCAAGAAACATGTGACCAACCTGACAATACGACCAACCCACTTTCGGATATTTGATCACAGTAATTACATGCCAAGCTTTGCATGCTTGAGCAATATCTAAGAAGATCTATCCCACTATCAGTTACTTCAGAGCAAGAAATATCAACCGACAACAATGACTGCCTTTGAGATGCCACTACTTCCATCCAAGCATCATTTACTCCAGGGTACTCCCCTAAGCCAATGTCCTAACAATGAGGCATGAAAGAACAGTTATCACAAAAGTGAAATAGCCTCATATTATCACGCAAGAATCATTCTCAAAAGTGAAAGCTAGTTTCAGATAAAGTCCTCAATAGAAAAGTGATTATCGATTCCAAAATAAGAGGAAAGAGCATTTAAGCACCTAATAGAAAAACATCTAACAAGAGGTTCCAAACTTCCAATTGTCGCTTGCTAGACAGCATTGCTTATTGTAACTACTAGATCCCACCTCTCGAGTTTGGCATGGATCTCATGGGACCAACCTATGTGCTATACTTACAAGCAAGCTAAACAAATTTCTTCTGGGGGGAAACAGTAGGGGCATACTCCTACAGGAATGCTAGACATAGTAGAACAGAAACCTTACCTGCAGAGCACAATCCCTAAAAATTTGAAGCGATGCCTCGGTAAGACGGTTTGAATTTACCAATTCATTGAAAATCTGCTGGCTGAGATCCCTCGGCAGCATTGCAAAAGTAGAATACTTGTTGATATCCTGCAAATACTACTGTGTTAAAAAAAAAGGCATTCCATATCAAAATTTAAACACATGTAGCCACAATACTACCTGGCAGACTCTAGCCACACAGAACTCCATGAGGGACGGGCACCGCCCAGGTTCATTCCCCTGCCCCTTCCCGGAGACATCAGAATTGCTGCGGGGCAGCGTAAGCAGCAGCCATTTTAAGCTGCTGGTCTTTGAGAACCTTGGGGATGTCTGGAGAGAGTCACCTTCATCCACCAATTGGCTTCTCTTCCTTGAGCAGACACCACCCATGATCGAGGTGAAAGTATCGAACAAAATCCAGTCACTCCTCTCGCTATCAACAATTTGTTTTGGTTCTAGGAAACTGGTAGCTGCACAGCTACTATCCTATAATCCAATTGTGGCGTAGTTACAGACCATGGCAGCCTTCGTCACCTCCCACTCCATTCTGCAACATGAACATATTTGTTGAGCATTTGACGGTGACTCAAATCTGTAAATGAACATACGCCTTTTTGCTAACTTTTTTTATCAGAGTATGGGTGCTCAGATTTACATTAAGCAAACAGTACATCGATTTTTGTCAATCATCGATCGGGCTCGGACCCTACCCTGACCAAAATAGTCAATTGTAAAACGAAATCGAAACTGAGAGTACACACCGATTAACCATCGCGACTTCTTCAGTACGATCCTACCGGAAACAATACTCTACGGATCAAACATAGAACCCTGGCCAGGTAGTGGTACCGAAATTAAAACTTAAAAAGCAAACAAAACACCACAGCGATCGAACGTCAGCACAAATCCAACAGAGCACAGAACCGGAACCTCCCTAAACATCACTGATCAGTCCTTCTGAGGTAAAAAAAATCTGGAAAATCCCAAGGTAGATAGATTACCGAACGAAAAGCGCAAAAAAGTTCAGCCAAGTTGAGGGGAAAGGAACAGTGCCCAACCACCCCCGCACACAGGAAGTCCCACACAAACATGGAGCCGCCAGTACGAAGTACAAACCGGTCGCGGAATTCTCACCCACCCGGAGAACAGCGGGCCGTCGCCGACGCCAAAGCCACCACCAACCCAGCTACGCCCCCGGCTAGGGTTTATCCACTCCACTCGCGGCTCAACCCCAGCGCTGCGACTGCGAACGCGAGCACGAGCAGGAGCACGGGAGCGAGAAGGGAGGATTAACCCGCGGCTGCGCTCATAAATATCTGACGAGTTCTCGCGTGGTGGCGGAGGGGGAAgggaaacaaagggggagaaaaaggaAGGGAGGAAATGCAAGTGAGAGAGGGCCGGCGCCGCGACAGAGCTCCACGTGTCCCGTGGGCCGACGGATCAGTTTCGCTGATGAGTGGGGTTCTACCGGGAGCGGGAGGCCAAGAGCGGCTTGTGGGGAAGGGGAGGAGAGCCGGAGAGGGCTGTAGGAGTGGGCCCGTGGAGGGGAAGGGATAAGGGGGAAAGGCGAAGGGGGCACGCAAGTGATCGGCCGCACGCTAGCCCGCTGATTATGCGGTCGAAtgtgtggtccttttcctatcgGCAGGGCCTCCAGTAGAGTACATGTGGGTTCCGGTCCGCAGTGGATTTTTTTGGGCGTGATTGGTTGTCCAAATTGGATCGTTATTTGGCCTATCctgcattttttttttgtattcgTTTGTATTTCCTCGCATCTTTTTTGTGTTTTCTCTCGTGCAGATTCCCTCCTCCATCCCGCATGGTTTCGTCCTCTGGATTTCTCCTTCCCTCATGGTGCAGGATGATTTGATTCACCGAGGATGTAGAGATCCATGCGTCAGACATCCAAAAAACTAATGCATACATGCAACCAAACACAACCCCGTCTTATACTGCACCAACAGCcaagacaaccaaacacgaccaCCTGTACGAGCTCAACCCGACTTCTTCGGTCCTGCACAGCCTAGCCATCCTGGCTCAAGGCTCGCtctgcaaccaatcacgccctttgAGAACGTCTCGGGCCTGGACGGGACGTCACGTCCGCACGCGGCTCCAACACCTGCGCTACTTCCACGTCAGCATTCCGTCCCACGCTCGTGTCCCGCCTTAGCACCCGCGCTCCCGTCCGCCCCGCCGGGAAACCCACGTGAGTTGACTAATAACGGCTAAGCAACGACAGCCACCGACCGCGTCACCACAATCTATTTTTACAACCTCTAGATGAAAATCTTTACGATATacatctaaaacagatgaaacatttagaacatacaaatGAAGCACTATTGCCACATGTGCAACCTCCCGatgtacttttaaaacatccagataccacacttgcaacatatgatagatgaaacacttgagatatgcgtctgaaacacttgcaacatacgtgaaaaaacagatgaaacattggggacaGCTGCTTGCAACATAcacgtacaaccattgcaacatatgtaacatacttttgcaacatccacataaaatAATTGAAACATATATCTGAAACATTGGCTTGCAACATGTCTAAAAAGCATCCACAAACACTTGAAATACAGCATCGCCGCATGCCCATGACCTATCTGGTGGGCAACTGCGGTGGCGCAGGCTGGTTGGATGGTGCGTGCTCGCACGCCCTGGTCTAGCGTGCGAACGCTAGACCATGCCCGCCGTCGCCCGGGTAGGGGAGGGCCAGATCCGGTGGGACGCGGGGAGGGTCACGACTGCCATGGAGTGGGGGAAGGGGACGCCATGGAGGCTGCCAGGTTTGAGGGAAGACGCACGTGGAGAAGAGATGGCTGGATCCATGGAGGGGAGAGGAGGAGGCTTGCTCGAGCCACCATGGAGTGAGGGGAGAGGGTCACGGCCGCAGCGGCGGAGAAGAAGTGAACTAACGGCGGCGGTGCGGTGGAGGCGCCCGCAGCGGCCGATACAAAATGAGGAATGATGCGTCGcactattttattttgttttgttttttaggAACTCTGTATGCGGGCTGGGAGCAAGCAGTGGCCCAGTCCATAGGCTTAGCTAGCCACGACCGACACCGGATGGACGTCCTAGCCAAAGCATTATCAAATTTCTTTTTATCAGTAATTTTCTACTAGCCAAACAAATGATTATAGAGTACTACACTCCTACTTAAAGAGAAATTTACTAGCTCGGCGGCTGCTAAATTCTTTTGGTTACCAAAATATATATAGTTTAGGTGTGAATTTTAAGCTTCGTGGATGGGTTCGATCAAAAGGTACATTTGTTTCGACCTTAAAGAAGTAATTTTGTGTTTTACACATTAGATAATGTCCTACTATCTCATTAATTAAAGTGGTGAGTCATTACATACGTTGCCAAGAATCACATAAAAATTTTGATGAAAGCTGGCTAGTAAATTAAAAATCTTCATATAGAAAAAATAAATGATCTCGTCCTAGCTTTTGCAGCGCGGTCCGTAGAACAAGCTCAGACAGTTCCTGTGGGCAGGGCCCTGGATGACCAGCGAAGGCAACCACAAACCCTAGACCCATGACTACGCGGCCACAAAGGATCTCCCACCGGGTCACCGCagggttgggcatagaggatGGTACTCGCGGCCTGTACGGGCAAGAACAAACATGTCACAGTTTCAGACAAACATGTCACACAGGCCATCGCAATAATCAATATTGTACTACTACTCGCTCGTCGCCACGTCACGTCGAAGGCTCTAGAACGGTGGGTGGTGgtgcgctgccgccgccggcaaCCGGCTCGACGAGCCGTGGGAGCTTCGATCCAGCCAAGGGGAGTCGTCAGGTCACGAGATTGTCTGGACCGGAGTGAGTGCGTCCGGTCGGTCGGTCCCATGCTTCCCCCAGAACGGAAGGAACGGCGCGATTCTTTCTCCGATCACATTTCCGGCGAGGCACAAAACCGATTTCCCACTCCGCTCCACTCTCACTCTGCTTTTCCGATCCGATGTCACTCGCACGGCAGCGCTGACGCCATCAAACAAACGTACGTGCACGGTGCACCTGGTGGATTCTCTCGTAGGAGTATACTATGCGTGAGTCGTGACCGTGTCCTCAATTGATCCATCTGTAACCATCGCTCGTGGGTGTCTTCTTCGACGCGTCTCTGTGCTGAGTGCTGACTCAGGGACACGTGAGGGTACGTATTGATTAGTTTAGCAGGTTTTTGGACACGCGTCGGGATGATTCACTGACTCATCACGACAGCCCCTTTCGGCTCATTGTTCTTTCACCAAGAGAAAGCAGGACTACAACATACGTgtctaggcctcgtttagatgcagcccaaattacaaaaaaaaaaactaactttTGGAATTTGGAATCTAAACGGCCGATGGAAAAAATTTCGGCCTGCACGGTGCAAATTTGGCCTGGCCCAATCATTGCCTCGGGCTGCGTGCATCCCCAGTATAACCCTGACCACGGCCCCGTTCGTGCGTCCGTCTCCACTCCCTCTCCCCCGGGAAACCCTAGGCCGCTCTCGCCCCGCCGCCGCTCTCCATTTCTGCCGCCGCCGCTCTCGGTCTCCCCCGCCGCCGCTCAGTCCAGCACCTGATCCAGCCCACCCCGTCCCCGCGCCCCTCACCCCATCAATTCACTCTCCCCCCGAACCCTAGGCCGCTCTCCatttccgccgccgccgctctccatTTCCGTCGCCGCCGCTCTCGGTCTCCCGCGCCGCCGCTCAGTCCTCCACCAGATCCAGCCCGCCTACGTCCAGATCCACCTTCCCTTCGTCCAGATCGGGTGTCCTTGACCTCCTCGTCGGCGATGGACGGGTACCACGGCGGCTCGAATCAAGACGGCGACTTCAACGACGGCTCCTTGGACAACGCTTCCGGCTACGGAGACGGCTCCGAAACCAGGGACTTCCTGTCCCAGGCGCCGCCGTACGCCGGATCCGGGGCCCACACCGGCTTCCGCAACAACTCCGGCGACGTCTTCAGCTACGGCTTCGGCAGCAACGCGCCCTCCCTTAGCCACCTGGGGTTCAGCGAGCTGGACCTCAACGCCAGCCATTCGTGGCCGGGCTTGGCTCGTTACCAGGAGATCCTCCAGTCCCCGACTGaagacggcggcagcggcagcgctcACGGCCCCCCCTCCCATGCGCGTGCCATCCCGCGCCGGCAGGGGTTCCCTCGGCCTCCGACCTCCTCGCCGCCGCGTGCCTCCCCTGGGGCCTCATGGTGATGAGGCAGGCGGCTCGGCTGGCGGTTCCAGGAGGCCCGGTGTGCGTCGTAGCCTAGTCcagcccgccgccgccgacgaggacgtccctccgactaATGTCCCGGTACACAAAGTTTCTTTCTCCATGGGATTGCTGTGCTGTGTTGTGCTTGTGGTCTAGTACAAATAGATTGCTGTGCTATGTGCTGCTCACATGGTAGATTGCTGTGCTATGTGCTGCTCACATGGTAGATTGCTGTGCTATGCAGTGCTTGTGCTAGTACAAGTAGattgctgtgctgtgctgtgcttgTGCATGCTGTTTATGCGAGCTGTTTATGCATGCTTTGCATGCATTGCTGTCCTTGTATAGGCATATTGTTTACCTACGCCATGTCCTTGTTTAGGCATATTGTTTACCTATGCCATGTGTTGTTTTTTCTTTATGCATCATTTCAGAGTACCCTTAGCAGGGCCCAGTGGAGTCCTCAAAACACCCGGACTTTCTGTCAGCTCTATGTTGACGAGATTGACAAGGGGAACTGCCCTAGGGGTCAGATGTCGAAGTGGGGTTGGAAAAATCTGACAGAGGGTTACTTCAAAGCGACAGAATTAGTTCATGACAACATCATCTTTGGGAGTAGGGTCCACCAGCTGAAGAAGGAATGGAATGACCTACGGAAGCTCTATCACAAGGAGACAGGCTTGGGGCGCAATGCAGATGGCTCCATCAGTGTTTCAGCTGAATGGTGGAAAACCAACGACAAGGTACAACCTATTTCTGTTTTGTAATCATCTTTTTCTTACCTAATTCTGTGTTGTAATCATGTGTTCTAAACAAGTTCTTTTGTAATTCTTGTTTTACAGGACAACAAGCTTAAGGGTACACTGCCTGACTACATGGACCTTTTGGAGCGCATGTTCCTTGGCGTAGCAGTGACAGGGGAAACCGCTTATGCTCCTAGCCGCAGGAATGCACCACTGTATGTGAGCAGTGACGATGACGAAGACGTCCATACCCCTCAGAGCACTGGGAGCAAGAGAAGCTACAGCAGCCTCAGCACCCGCAGCACTGTTGCTAGTCCCAGCAAGAGGGGCAGGAGTCCAGCAGTGAGGATGAATGAAGGCATAAGGAACTTGACCGTCAGTCTGGACAACAGGACTGAAGCGCTGAAGGAGATTTGGCATGAGAGGAATCAAgctgtagagaagaagaagaatgacaaaATGGACACCATTGATCAAGTGATACAGCTGGCTAAAGAGGCAGGGGCAACAGAGGAAAATGAGAGGCAGTGGATTGGTGTCCTCATGATCACCCAAAACGAAGCTGCTATGAGAATGTTTATCAAGTCAGAAGCAAAAGGAAGGATGGCCATCATTAAGCACTATGCCGGGGTCGTTAACTAGACCCTCTTAATAATGCATTTGTCATGTGTTTGTGTCATGAACCTCGTGTACCAAGTATGTGATGCATGTTGGTTGAACTACGTCTGTCATTTGTATGTTGTGTTGTCGAACTTGTCGGCAGCAACTAAGTGATTTGTGATGTTCGCTTGTGATGTCTGAATTTAGCCATACTGTTTGTTTCTAGAGTCAGTGCTGTTGGATTTGAGGTACTGCTGCCCTGTGTATGTTGTTCCCTAGGAATTAGAACTGATTTGTGTTCATTTGTTTGTTTCATGTGTGCAGGGGGCTGCTCAACCTGCTGCTCCGGTCGTtgatgaggatgacgatgacgatgatgatgaacagtgggaGGACTTCTTCAGCTTATTATTTGATGACATCGAAGAAGAAACTGCAATCGTATATGGTATGTCCCAGTATGCCATGCACATGCAAAAGTACTATAATAGGGCATACTATAGGGTGCCAAAGATGACTGGGCTGGACTGGGTAGAACATAAACTAGCAAATGAAACTGTCTGTTACAACATGTTTAGAATCACCCCAGATATGTTCTATAGACTGCACAAGGTATTGACTGATGAGTATGACCTCAAAGACACAAAAAAGTCCACCTCAACTGAGGCTTTAGGTATGTTCCTTTGGATGGTTGGTGCTCCACAATCATATAGGCAAGCTGATGATAGATTTGAGAGGTCACTAGCCACAGTCCACAACATGTTCTATAGAGTGCTGCCCTGTGTTGTTGCACTTGGGAATGATATCATTAAACCTGTGGACCCAGAATTTAGTACAATGCATCCTAGGGTGAGGAACCGACGGTTCTATCCTGAATTCAAGAGGTGCATAGGAGCTATAGATGGCAGCCACTTCCCTGTTTTGGTGCCACAAGATAAGTTTGTGCAGCACTTGTGTCGCAAGGGCATCACAACTCAGAATGTGATGGCTGCTTGCGACTTTGACATGATTTTTACTTTTCTCCTTGCGGGATGGCCGGGGTCTGCCCATGACACAAGAGTGTTCGAGGATGCCATAACAACATTCAAGGATGA encodes:
- the LOC136477694 gene encoding uncharacterized protein — its product is MGGVCSRKRSQLVDEGDSLQTSPRFSKTSSLKWLLLTLPRSNSDVSGKGQGNEPGRCPSLMEFCVARVCQDINKYSTFAMLPRDLSQQIFNELVNSNRLTEASLQIFRDCALQDIGLGEYPGVNDAWMEVVASQRQSLLSVDISCSEVTDSGIDLLRYCSSMQSLACNYCDQISESGLVVLSGLSNLTSLSFKRSNAVTAEGMRAFANLVNLLNLDLEGCLKIHGGLIHLKDLTKLESLNMRYCNYIADSDIKYLTDLTNLKDLQLSCCKITDLGVSYIRGLQKLTHLNLEGCPVTASCLEAISGLPSLVLLNLNRCGIYNDGCEYFEGLKKLKVLNLGFNYITDACLVHLKGLISLESLNLDSCKVGDDGLSHLKGLVLLQSLELSDTEVGNNGLQHLSGLCNLQSINLSFTLVTDIGMKKISMLNSLKSVNLDNRLITDVGLAALTSLTRLTHLDLFGAHITDYGTNCFRYFKNLLSLEVCGGFVTDAGVKNIKDLKALTLLNLSQNVNLTDKTLELITGLTALVNLNVSNSRVSNAGLKHLNDLQNLRSLSLDSTRVTANEMRKLRATMLPNLISMRPE